The following proteins are encoded in a genomic region of Bosea beijingensis:
- a CDS encoding cytochrome c biogenesis CcdA family protein — protein sequence MEIANISILAALVAGAVSFLSPCVLPLVPGYVSYIAGGSAAVGARTPANSRINALVMSVWFALGFSTIFVMLGAAATALSGLLLSYRYEAGIVGGAIVVVFGIFTSGLLRLSWLERELRFNPSIAGGRPMGAYLLGLAFAFGWTPCIGPVLGAILTVSATSPTPSTGIALLSIYSLGLALPFLITALFADSITVHLRRMRGAGRGLQVLAGIVMIVMGLAMMSGQLSTMAFWLLETFPILAKIG from the coding sequence CCTGGCGGCGCTCGTGGCCGGTGCGGTCTCTTTCTTGTCGCCGTGCGTGCTGCCGCTCGTTCCCGGGTACGTCTCCTACATTGCCGGCGGCTCGGCCGCGGTCGGCGCGCGTACGCCGGCCAACTCGCGGATCAACGCTCTCGTCATGAGTGTATGGTTCGCGCTCGGCTTCTCGACCATCTTTGTCATGCTGGGCGCAGCGGCGACGGCCCTCAGCGGCCTCCTGCTCAGCTATCGCTATGAAGCTGGAATTGTCGGCGGCGCTATCGTTGTCGTCTTCGGCATCTTCACATCGGGCCTGCTCCGTCTTTCCTGGCTCGAACGGGAGCTACGCTTCAATCCCTCGATTGCCGGCGGCCGACCGATGGGCGCCTACCTCCTCGGGCTCGCCTTTGCCTTCGGCTGGACGCCCTGTATCGGGCCGGTTCTCGGCGCGATCCTGACCGTCAGCGCGACCTCACCAACCCCATCCACCGGCATCGCGTTGCTGAGCATCTACTCGCTCGGCCTCGCACTGCCATTCCTCATCACCGCGCTGTTCGCGGACAGCATCACGGTTCACCTGAGGCGCATGCGCGGCGCAGGCCGCGGTCTGCAGGTTCTGGCCGGGATCGTGATGATCGTGATGGGGCTCGCCATGATGTCGGGCCAGCTCTCGACAATGGCGTTCTGGCTTCTCGAAACCTTCCCAATTCTCGCAAAAATCGGATGA
- a CDS encoding disulfide bond formation protein B, with the protein MANNTTVSSGDDRWIYLFIAWILAVAASLGALFIGEIVGQAPCNLCWHQRAFMFPLAVVLAVASFRSDTGAWRYALPLAVIGMLIAGFHGLLYAGLVPASIQPCSQGPSCASAEMTIFGMLPLPYLSFAAFAAITLALIASRTKASS; encoded by the coding sequence ATGGCAAACAACACGACGGTCTCCAGTGGCGATGACCGCTGGATTTATCTCTTCATCGCCTGGATCCTTGCGGTCGCGGCGAGTTTGGGCGCGCTCTTCATTGGGGAGATCGTTGGCCAGGCCCCCTGTAACCTGTGCTGGCATCAACGCGCATTCATGTTTCCGCTAGCCGTCGTTTTGGCGGTGGCAAGCTTCCGGAGTGATACCGGGGCATGGCGCTACGCGCTCCCTCTCGCCGTTATCGGCATGCTGATCGCGGGATTTCACGGCCTGCTCTACGCCGGCCTTGTTCCGGCGAGTATCCAGCCCTGCAGCCAGGGGCCGTCCTGCGCCAGTGCCGAAATGACCATCTTCGGCATGCTGCCCTTGCCCTACCTCTCGTTCGCAGCCTTTGCGGCGATCACGCTCGCGCTCATTGCTTCCAGAACAAAGGCCTCGTCATGA
- a CDS encoding DsbA family protein has product MNRRALVILTGIGALAVFSGATTFYQREQTKRARTIAATRSEALVRDHSPIIGPAGAPVTIVEFFDPSCEACRAFYPPLKQILGLFPNDVRLVVRYAAFHEGSDLAVKILEAARLQGKFEPVLQAILEFQPEWADHDKPDLEKAWTRAGEAGLDIERGKRDAALPDINATLQKDAADVKTLEVSRTPTFFVNGQPLTEFGPRPLYEMVKQEVEKVRK; this is encoded by the coding sequence ATGAACCGTCGCGCTCTCGTAATCCTTACCGGCATCGGCGCGCTGGCCGTCTTTTCCGGTGCGACCACCTTCTATCAAAGGGAGCAAACCAAGCGGGCTCGCACCATTGCGGCAACCCGATCGGAGGCGCTCGTCCGAGATCATTCTCCGATCATCGGCCCGGCCGGCGCCCCTGTCACGATCGTCGAGTTCTTCGATCCTTCCTGCGAGGCCTGCCGCGCCTTCTACCCGCCACTGAAGCAGATTCTGGGCCTGTTCCCCAACGATGTGCGCCTCGTCGTTCGCTACGCGGCATTCCACGAGGGCTCGGATCTGGCTGTCAAAATTCTCGAGGCGGCGCGGCTGCAGGGCAAGTTCGAACCAGTTCTCCAGGCGATTCTGGAATTCCAGCCCGAATGGGCGGACCACGACAAGCCAGATCTCGAAAAGGCCTGGACCCGCGCCGGAGAGGCCGGCCTCGATATCGAGCGTGGGAAACGCGACGCGGCGCTGCCCGACATCAACGCGACGCTCCAGAAAGACGCTGCCGACGTGAAGACGCTGGAAGTCTCGCGAACGCCGACGTTCTTCGTCAACGGCCAGCCTCTCACCGAGTTCGGTCCGCGCCCGCTCTATGAAATGGTCAAGCAGGAAGTCGAGAAGGTGCGGAAATGA